The genomic DNA TGCAAGATACTTTACATTTGCTAAATGAAACAGCACTTGAGCAGGCTGTACGAGCCTTGCAAGAAGCAAGTCGAATTGAGTTTTATGGAAATGGTGGCTCTGGTATTATTGCGATGGATGCGTATCATAAGTTTATGAGAACGGGTATTTCTTGTATCGCTCATACTGATTCGCATTTTCAAATTATGGGAGCAGGTTTACTCTCGAAAAATTCAGTTGTTATTGGCATTTCTCACTCTGGTAGCAATAAAGGATTACTTGAAGCATTAGAAGTAGCGAAAGCAAGAGGGGCCAAAATTATTGCGATTACGAGCTATAAGAAATCAGCATTAAGTCAACTTGCTGATATAACGTTATATACATCAACACGTGAGACTGAGTTCCGCACAGAAGCAAGTTCATCACGATTAGCACAGTTAAGCTTATTAGATACTTTGTATGTAGGGTTGTCGTTGCAGCGACAAGAGGAAACGCTTAAAAATTTACAAAGTATACGTGAAACGATTTCGATGAAGCGAATATAAAAAAGCTCTTCAAATGAAGAGCTTTCAGACTGTGGACAAACTATTTTTGGAGAGTTCAAATGCTAAAAATAGTTTGTCTCGTATTTTATGGATAATTTATCCAATTGCATTTATATGTAGTGCTTTCTATATATAATTTACTATAAGTGAGGAAGGTGTCTTATGAAAATATCCGTTTATGTTGCAAGTGCATTTAGCAAGG from Bacillus cereus G9842 includes the following:
- a CDS encoding MurR/RpiR family transcriptional regulator yields the protein MPGTRSGIGKIQASLNGLSPKLRSIAEHILKHPQDVVHKSITELAEVTNSSEATIFRLCKHLGLQGFQDLKITLAREIVHTPMQNIHEEVSAEDSMVTVAKKVFHSHITGLQDTLHLLNETALEQAVRALQEASRIEFYGNGGSGIIAMDAYHKFMRTGISCIAHTDSHFQIMGAGLLSKNSVVIGISHSGSNKGLLEALEVAKARGAKIIAITSYKKSALSQLADITLYTSTRETEFRTEASSSRLAQLSLLDTLYVGLSLQRQEETLKNLQSIRETISMKRI